The nucleotide sequence CTTATTGTTTACGAGTTGTAATTATCTTATCATTCGTTAGGTTAAATTAAATAGAAGACTAATATGAAATATATAAAAACAATTTTAGTGGTAGATGATAATGAGGAAATTTCTTCGGAATTAGCTGAAATCTACAAGTCTTTAAACTATACAGTCGGGTTAGCTCCCGATGGTGAGTCGGCAATCGAAGCATTGCACGAACGCGATGTTGATTTAGTAATTATGGATTTGTTGTTATCGGATACTTCGGCAGTAACTTTGATTAATCGTTTGAAAGCAGCTTCGCCCGATGTAGAAATTATTGTTATGACTAATTTTCAGA is from Bacteroidota bacterium and encodes:
- a CDS encoding response regulator, translated to MKYIKTILVVDDNEEISSELAEIYKSLNYTVGLAPDGESAIEALHERDVDLVIMDLLLSDTSAVTLINRLKAASPDVEIIVMTNFQNADLLSEALLSGASLFVQKPIVPNQIIALSLKCLERRWMRQENSRLMFDLAFTREKLEEHSRRHSNT